The following are encoded in a window of Thermodesulfobacterium geofontis OPF15 genomic DNA:
- a CDS encoding macro domain-containing protein, producing MKKVKIGECVLELVQGDITEQDTEAIVNAANERLIPGGGVDGAIHKKGGPSILEELRAKYTHCPTGQAVITGAGNLKAKYIIHAVGPIYKDGKSGEPELLASAYKNSLLKALEYNVDSISFPALSTGAYGYPLKDAAQIALKTVIEFLKENKKPKLVRFVLWGEESYKTFEEVLNTLL from the coding sequence ATGAAAAAGGTTAAGATTGGAGAATGCGTTTTAGAGCTTGTTCAAGGAGATATCACTGAACAAGATACAGAAGCTATCGTAAATGCAGCTAATGAAAGGCTTATTCCTGGAGGTGGTGTTGACGGAGCAATTCATAAGAAAGGAGGTCCTTCAATCTTAGAGGAGCTTAGAGCAAAATATACTCATTGCCCTACAGGACAAGCTGTTATAACAGGTGCAGGAAATCTTAAAGCTAAATATATTATTCATGCAGTTGGTCCTATTTATAAAGATGGAAAAAGTGGAGAACCAGAATTATTAGCCAGTGCTTATAAAAACTCGCTTTTAAAAGCTTTAGAATATAATGTAGATTCTATCTCTTTTCCAGCTTTAAGTACTGGTGCTTATGGTTATCCTCTTAAAGATGCTGCTCAAATTGCTCTAAAAACTGTTATAGAATTTTTGAAAGAAAATAAAAAACCAAAACTTGTTCGTTTTGTCCTTTGGGGAGAAGAAAGTTATAAAACCTTTGAAGAAGTCTTAAATACTCTTCTATAA